In one Parvularculales bacterium genomic region, the following are encoded:
- a CDS encoding LysR family transcriptional regulator — translation MKLDPRHLELLAAIVDNGGVSEGAEALNKSQPSVSRSLRLLQDRVGVPLFEPNRRPLMPTEFCLVLAEQGKKIIEANLTASELISRAQTGHSGAVRVEGTPFFMDGVVSGILARFQSRFPDIGIEQNYGYPAKILEDLQNGGVDLGILPIRESEIPDNLSYSKILRGQNVIACRVGHKLSNKSSLRLAEIANYNWIAPPAGSPLYHDLRSALESIGVRNFNISFSGGTLSSVINVLSESDALTILPYSVVFNMRRQNKLSALSIRIGDPDRHLCIIHQHNALKNRTISRLENFVKSEIKTLQFLITQQEQNSLWRRTSQK, via the coding sequence ATGAAATTGGATCCTCGACATCTTGAATTGCTGGCAGCAATCGTCGACAACGGTGGTGTCAGCGAAGGCGCAGAAGCCCTGAACAAAAGTCAGCCGAGCGTTTCCCGCAGCCTTCGACTCCTTCAGGACCGTGTCGGGGTCCCTTTATTTGAACCCAATCGCCGGCCTTTGATGCCAACCGAATTCTGTCTGGTTCTTGCAGAGCAGGGAAAAAAGATTATTGAGGCCAACCTGACGGCTTCAGAACTCATCAGCAGAGCTCAAACCGGGCACAGTGGTGCAGTCCGGGTTGAAGGAACCCCATTCTTTATGGACGGTGTGGTCTCGGGCATCCTTGCCAGATTCCAGTCAAGGTTTCCGGATATCGGGATTGAACAGAACTATGGTTATCCGGCAAAAATTCTGGAAGACCTCCAAAACGGAGGAGTTGATCTGGGCATTCTGCCCATTCGTGAAAGTGAAATACCAGATAATCTGAGCTATTCAAAGATTTTGCGGGGACAAAACGTGATTGCCTGCCGCGTAGGCCACAAACTTTCAAACAAATCATCCTTACGCCTGGCAGAAATTGCAAATTACAACTGGATTGCTCCGCCGGCTGGAAGTCCTTTATACCATGACCTTCGCTCAGCACTGGAAAGTATCGGAGTCAGAAACTTCAATATCAGTTTTTCCGGAGGTACGTTGAGTTCGGTAATCAATGTCTTATCAGAATCGGATGCCTTGACCATCCTGCCGTATTCGGTTGTATTTAATATGAGGCGCCAAAATAAGCTGAGTGCCCTTTCAATCCGCATTGGTGATCCGGATCGCCACCTCTGCATCATTCATCAGCATAACGCTCTTAAAAACCGTACCATTTCACGTTTGGAAAATTTCGTGAAATCTGAAATAAAAACACTGCAATTTCTTATCACTCAGCAGGAACAAAACAGTCTCTGGCGAAGAACTTCACAGAAATAA
- a CDS encoding ABC transporter ATP-binding protein — protein MLSLTNINQSFGALKVSDDISLEVPEGQALGIIGPNGAGKSTLFNIITGNLQPDKGRINFLGNDVTKSPPMARTVLGMAQSFQIPQPFEKLTVFENLLVAAAFGKKKGEAEVTEACALILEQTELLPRSNILTGQLSLLERKRLELARALATDPKLLLLDEIAGGLTEAECQSLIAIIRDIHAKGVTIVWIEHVLHALTSVVERLLVLDFGRVIAAGKPDKIMASKQVKEIYLGIEV, from the coding sequence ATGTTGTCGCTCACCAATATCAACCAGTCCTTCGGGGCTCTTAAGGTATCTGACGATATTTCCCTTGAGGTTCCCGAAGGACAGGCTCTGGGTATCATCGGGCCAAATGGCGCAGGAAAGTCGACGCTTTTCAATATCATAACCGGCAATTTACAACCTGATAAGGGCCGGATCAATTTTTTGGGTAATGACGTTACGAAATCTCCACCCATGGCGCGAACTGTACTGGGCATGGCTCAGAGTTTTCAGATTCCCCAGCCATTTGAAAAACTCACTGTCTTTGAAAACCTGCTGGTCGCAGCGGCATTCGGCAAGAAGAAAGGTGAAGCCGAGGTAACGGAGGCATGTGCACTGATATTAGAACAAACCGAACTGTTGCCGCGCTCAAACATCCTGACGGGTCAGCTGTCGCTGCTTGAGAGAAAACGCCTTGAGTTGGCGCGTGCCCTGGCAACCGACCCCAAACTACTGCTTCTGGACGAAATAGCCGGCGGTCTGACCGAGGCCGAATGCCAATCCTTAATCGCGATCATCCGTGACATTCATGCCAAAGGCGTGACCATCGTCTGGATTGAGCATGTGCTTCATGCCCTGACATCAGTGGTCGAACGCTTGCTTGTTCTTGATTTTGGCCGGGTCATAGCTGCGGGCAAACCGGATAAGATTATGGCTTCGAAGCAGGTTAAGGAAATTTACCTGGGGATCGAAGTCTGA
- a CDS encoding maleylacetate reductase, with translation MDGSSTELYNQSVRFGVGVRREVLAEVESLGKQRALVLTTPEQSHLSLEIAEYLGSSAGGVFSSATMHTPVEVTEKALSHVNSTDADCLIAVGGGSTIGLSKALALRTNLPQIAIPTTYAGSEATPILGQTENGVKTTLKDIRVLPETILYDPELVATLPKSMSVNSGLNAMAHAAEGLYAEDRTPETTALALEGLETLIKGLSKVVKTPDDLVARENTQRGAWACGTVLGRLGMSLHHKLCHTLGGSFNLPHAETHAVILPHAIAFNEVAEPDLLKPISTLLEGESAGTALWDFAQSLGAPLSLAELGMKVTELERAADLATQNSYWNPREITPEALIALLQNAQAGTRPGI, from the coding sequence ATGGATGGTTCCTCAACAGAACTTTATAATCAATCTGTCCGATTTGGGGTAGGTGTCCGTCGCGAAGTCCTGGCTGAGGTTGAAAGCCTAGGGAAACAGCGTGCACTGGTCCTGACGACACCTGAACAGTCACATTTGAGTCTTGAGATAGCGGAATATCTGGGGTCCAGTGCCGGAGGGGTGTTCTCCAGTGCGACCATGCATACACCGGTTGAGGTCACAGAAAAGGCATTAAGTCACGTAAACTCGACCGATGCGGACTGTTTGATCGCAGTTGGCGGCGGATCTACGATAGGTCTGTCTAAGGCGTTGGCCTTACGGACCAATCTCCCTCAGATTGCTATTCCCACGACCTATGCCGGCTCTGAAGCAACGCCAATATTGGGTCAGACTGAGAATGGTGTTAAAACCACACTGAAAGACATACGTGTCTTGCCGGAAACTATACTTTATGACCCTGAGCTGGTGGCGACTTTACCTAAGTCAATGTCAGTGAATAGCGGACTGAATGCCATGGCTCACGCTGCTGAAGGGCTTTATGCCGAAGACCGTACTCCCGAGACGACTGCTCTGGCCCTTGAAGGACTGGAAACTTTAATCAAGGGTTTGTCAAAAGTGGTGAAAACCCCCGATGATCTGGTTGCCCGTGAGAATACTCAACGGGGTGCCTGGGCCTGCGGGACTGTACTGGGACGCCTGGGCATGTCTTTGCATCACAAGCTTTGTCATACTCTCGGGGGTTCGTTTAATTTACCCCATGCAGAGACTCATGCTGTGATCCTTCCCCACGCGATTGCGTTCAACGAGGTTGCCGAGCCGGATTTGTTAAAACCGATCTCAACACTTTTGGAAGGGGAATCTGCCGGTACGGCACTTTGGGATTTTGCTCAATCACTGGGGGCACCACTGTCTCTTGCCGAACTGGGAATGAAAGTAACTGAATTAGAGCGGGCTGCTGACCTGGCAACGCAGAATTCCTACTGGAATCCTCGCGAAATTACACCCGAGGCGCTAATTGCTCTATTACAAAATGCTCAGGCCGGAACGCGCCCGGGCATATAA
- a CDS encoding NAD(P)-dependent oxidoreductase produces MGKCSKHSGLFQMIMQIYPCEWKTNDSVRGGRMMRAGVIGLGDMGSGLARNLIKAGIETTGLDLDRKRMSAFSEMGGKPAADAGEVGAASDAVYVMVMNGDQARSIILGTGGPDGGKDGLISSMARGGAVILTATIKPREAREIAAGMEGTGIALIDSPVSGGFPGAQGGTLTMMAAAPKDILDKFRPVMEAVSATIHHVGDEPGQGQTVKACLQSLIGSIFSATFEASVLAAKA; encoded by the coding sequence ATGGGCAAATGCTCAAAACACTCTGGTCTTTTCCAAATGATAATGCAAATATATCCCTGTGAATGGAAAACAAATGACAGTGTTCGGGGAGGACGGATGATGCGTGCAGGGGTTATCGGACTGGGGGATATGGGCAGCGGTCTGGCCAGGAACCTTATTAAGGCCGGGATCGAGACCACGGGGCTTGATCTTGACAGGAAGCGCATGTCGGCTTTCAGCGAGATGGGCGGTAAACCCGCCGCCGATGCCGGCGAGGTCGGGGCCGCCTCCGATGCCGTCTATGTCATGGTGATGAACGGCGATCAGGCCAGATCAATCATTCTCGGCACAGGCGGCCCAGACGGCGGCAAGGACGGGCTGATTTCCTCCATGGCCCGGGGCGGGGCGGTGATCCTGACGGCGACGATCAAACCCCGCGAGGCCCGCGAGATTGCCGCGGGGATGGAGGGTACGGGAATCGCGCTCATCGACTCCCCCGTCTCCGGCGGATTCCCCGGCGCCCAGGGGGGCACGCTGACGATGATGGCGGCCGCACCAAAAGATATTCTCGATAAGTTCAGGCCGGTGATGGAGGCGGTCTCCGCGACGATACACCATGTCGGTGACGAGCCGGGTCAGGGGCAGACCGTCAAGGCCTGCCTTCAGTCGCTGATCGGCTCGATCTTCTCGGCGACGTTCGAGGCTTCGGTGCTTGCCGCCAAGGCG
- a CDS encoding ABC transporter substrate-binding protein yields MITRRNILKTGAASLALSNLPLPALSMGAKIKLGYVSPQSGPLAAFAEADNFIINGFNAVAGDDFEVVVKDSQSNPNRAAEVAKELIVDDEIDMMLVASTPETTNPVATTCENEEVPVLSTVAPWQPYFIGQQGNPGDPASWTPFNYSYHFFWGLEDVIAVFTNMWSQLDTNKKVGGLFPNDGDGNAWGDPNVGFPPVLDEQGYSLVDTGRYQNLTDDFSAQINAFKSANVEIITGVPIPPDFTTFWTQMKQQGFTPKAASVGKAILFPVAVEALGDAGHNLSSEVWWSPSHPFSSTLTGQSSADLASGYTNATGKQWTQPIGFIHALFEVAKDVMGRVSDSGDADAVAEAIASTKLNTIVGPLAWNGSGLPPFAAKNVAKTPLVGGQWRLKSGGGYDLVIVDNKTAPNIPTGGRMEVI; encoded by the coding sequence ATGATCACGAGACGCAACATACTGAAAACCGGAGCGGCGAGTCTTGCCTTGTCAAATCTACCCCTGCCGGCTCTGTCAATGGGGGCTAAAATCAAACTGGGATATGTGAGTCCGCAATCAGGACCCTTGGCGGCCTTTGCGGAAGCCGACAACTTTATTATCAATGGATTTAATGCCGTTGCGGGTGATGATTTTGAGGTTGTCGTAAAAGATAGTCAGTCAAACCCAAACCGCGCAGCCGAAGTTGCCAAGGAATTGATTGTCGATGACGAAATCGATATGATGCTGGTCGCCTCTACGCCGGAAACAACAAATCCTGTTGCCACGACCTGCGAAAATGAGGAAGTGCCGGTTCTTTCCACAGTAGCCCCATGGCAACCTTATTTCATTGGCCAGCAAGGGAACCCCGGCGATCCGGCTTCATGGACACCTTTTAATTACTCTTATCATTTTTTCTGGGGTCTTGAAGATGTGATCGCGGTATTCACAAATATGTGGAGTCAACTCGATACCAATAAAAAGGTCGGTGGGCTGTTTCCCAATGATGGTGATGGCAATGCCTGGGGAGATCCGAACGTCGGGTTTCCGCCCGTACTTGACGAACAGGGGTATAGTCTGGTCGATACGGGCCGGTATCAAAACCTGACCGATGATTTTTCCGCACAGATCAATGCCTTTAAGTCCGCTAATGTAGAAATCATCACCGGCGTCCCAATACCGCCTGATTTCACAACATTTTGGACGCAGATGAAGCAGCAGGGTTTTACGCCGAAAGCAGCTAGTGTCGGTAAGGCTATCCTCTTCCCCGTCGCCGTTGAAGCCTTGGGAGATGCAGGGCATAATCTTTCGTCAGAGGTTTGGTGGTCGCCATCGCATCCCTTCAGCTCAACACTAACGGGTCAATCATCGGCAGATCTGGCGAGTGGATATACCAATGCAACCGGCAAACAATGGACACAGCCGATTGGATTCATTCATGCATTGTTCGAAGTTGCAAAAGATGTGATGGGCCGTGTATCCGACTCAGGAGATGCTGATGCGGTTGCTGAGGCAATTGCGTCGACAAAACTAAATACTATTGTTGGACCACTTGCCTGGAACGGATCCGGCTTGCCGCCATTCGCCGCCAAAAATGTTGCCAAGACACCTTTGGTGGGAGGGCAGTGGCGTCTGAAGAGTGGCGGCGGCTACGATCTTGTGATTGTAGATAATAAAACTGCGCCGAACATTCCGACCGGAGGCAGAATGGAAGTGATATAA